In a single window of the Pseudoxanthomonas sp. F37 genome:
- a CDS encoding PLP-dependent aminotransferase family protein, translating to MHVNMDGQGPLHAQLTRALKAALFAGRLGAGGRLPATRQLARELGLSRNTVLAAYEQLRAEGFVRGQVGSGSFVTPPVKAEAPPSPAQVERPPQSAFARRGRRFHDHANMPGRATPGMRYAFSYGVPYANPALTTAWARELGRAAAYTPPNYPMTQGLPALREAVCDYLARRRGVQATPADVLIVAGTQQAMALTARVLLDVGESAALEEPHYTAMREVLQIHGAQVDAVEVDGHGLRLDRLPAPPPKLVCVTPSHQFPSGVVMSLERRLELLAYARRHDSWIFEDDYDGEFRYDAQPLAALRSLDRDGRVVYVGTFSKALFPSLRLGYLVMPPGLQRDYLNAKWQDDFGSSAIEQAALANFMAHGGFERHLRRAGRALLERRGALLAALSRELGDALHVADSRAGMHLVAWLRRADPAQGNALILAAREKGLDLYSIAPYYQRPPSQAGLLMGFASLSVAEIEQAVQVFAGCMRERGLA from the coding sequence GTGCACGTGAACATGGACGGCCAGGGGCCGCTGCATGCCCAGCTGACCCGGGCGCTCAAGGCGGCCCTGTTCGCCGGCCGTCTGGGCGCGGGCGGGCGGCTTCCGGCCACGCGCCAGTTGGCGCGCGAGCTGGGCCTGTCGCGCAACACCGTATTGGCCGCCTACGAACAACTGCGGGCGGAAGGCTTCGTCCGCGGGCAGGTGGGATCGGGCAGTTTCGTCACCCCGCCGGTCAAGGCCGAGGCACCGCCGTCGCCGGCCCAGGTCGAGCGCCCCCCGCAGTCCGCCTTCGCCCGCCGCGGCCGCCGTTTCCACGACCACGCCAACATGCCGGGACGGGCCACGCCCGGCATGCGTTACGCCTTCTCCTACGGCGTGCCGTATGCGAACCCCGCGCTCACCACCGCCTGGGCGCGCGAGCTGGGCCGCGCCGCCGCCTACACGCCGCCCAACTACCCGATGACCCAGGGCCTGCCGGCACTGCGCGAAGCGGTGTGCGACTACCTGGCGCGCCGCCGCGGCGTGCAGGCCACCCCCGCGGACGTGCTCATCGTCGCCGGTACCCAGCAGGCCATGGCGCTGACCGCACGCGTGCTGCTGGACGTGGGCGAGAGCGCCGCGCTGGAGGAACCGCATTACACGGCGATGCGCGAAGTGCTGCAGATCCACGGCGCGCAGGTGGATGCCGTGGAAGTCGACGGGCACGGCCTGCGCCTGGACCGCTTGCCTGCGCCGCCGCCCAAGCTGGTATGCGTGACGCCGTCGCACCAGTTTCCCTCCGGCGTGGTGATGTCGCTGGAGCGCCGGCTGGAACTGCTGGCCTACGCGCGCCGGCACGACAGCTGGATCTTCGAGGACGACTACGACGGCGAATTCCGCTACGACGCCCAGCCGTTGGCCGCGCTGCGCTCGCTGGACCGCGACGGCCGGGTGGTCTACGTGGGCACGTTCTCCAAGGCGCTGTTCCCCTCGCTGCGGCTGGGTTATCTGGTGATGCCGCCCGGCCTGCAGCGCGATTACCTCAACGCCAAATGGCAGGACGACTTCGGCAGTTCCGCCATCGAGCAGGCCGCGCTGGCCAACTTCATGGCCCATGGCGGCTTCGAGCGCCACCTGCGCCGCGCCGGGCGCGCGCTGCTCGAGCGCCGCGGCGCGCTGCTGGCCGCATTGTCGCGGGAACTGGGCGATGCGCTGCATGTGGCCGACTCGCGCGCCGGCATGCACCTGGTCGCGTGGCTGCGCAGGGCCGACCCGGCACAGGGGAACGCGTTGATCCTCGCCGCGCGCGAGAAGGGGCTGGACCTGTACTCCATCGCGCCGTACTACCAGCGTCCTCCCTCGCAGGCCGGGCTGCTGATGGGGTTCGCCAGTCTGTCGGTGGCCGAGATCGAACAGGCGGTGCAGGTGTTCGCCGGTTGCATGCGCGAACGGGGACTGGCCTGA
- a CDS encoding DUF1223 domain-containing protein, with translation MVRNALRAACWIAGIAMCMDADAACSMASGSGRVPLVELYTAEGCSECPAADRWLSSLARRPPGQRPVLLALHVDYWDDIGWPDPFAAPLHGRRQQARVLLAGRRVVVTPQVMVGRHVLVDWRDADAFPALLAAERSSPPGIGLSLDVTRERGALRVTIGARTQGAARSHPLLWLALYQDGLGSRVTAGENAGRMLRHDRVARHLQGPWEVRGDTHRGEVRVPLPEGADVHAMGLVLFAESSMTGEGLQAMELPLSACGPE, from the coding sequence ATGGTGCGCAATGCATTGCGGGCCGCCTGCTGGATCGCGGGCATCGCCATGTGCATGGACGCCGATGCTGCGTGTTCGATGGCGAGCGGAAGCGGGCGCGTCCCCCTGGTCGAGTTGTACACCGCCGAAGGCTGCAGCGAGTGCCCGGCGGCGGACCGGTGGCTGTCGTCGCTGGCGCGCCGGCCGCCCGGCCAACGGCCCGTGCTGCTGGCGCTGCACGTGGACTACTGGGACGACATCGGCTGGCCCGACCCGTTCGCCGCGCCGCTGCATGGCCGGCGACAGCAGGCGCGTGTCCTGCTCGCCGGCAGGCGCGTGGTGGTGACGCCGCAGGTGATGGTGGGCCGGCACGTGCTGGTCGACTGGCGCGACGCGGACGCTTTCCCGGCGCTGCTGGCCGCCGAGCGGTCCTCGCCGCCGGGGATTGGTCTTTCACTGGACGTCACGCGCGAACGGGGAGCACTGCGGGTGACCATCGGCGCACGCACGCAGGGTGCGGCCCGCTCGCACCCGTTGCTGTGGCTGGCCCTGTATCAGGATGGGCTGGGCAGCCGGGTAACGGCCGGCGAGAACGCCGGCAGGATGCTGCGGCACGATCGCGTGGCAAGGCACCTGCAGGGGCCGTGGGAAGTCCGCGGCGACACGCACCGGGGCGAGGTCCGCGTGCCGCTGCCCGAAGGTGCGGATGTCCACGCGATGGGCCTGGTGTTGTTCGCCGAGTCGTCCATGACGGGTGAAGGACTGCAGGCGATGGAACTGCCGCTGTCGGCGTGCGGGCCGGAATGA